The Alnus glutinosa chromosome 10, dhAlnGlut1.1, whole genome shotgun sequence DNA window CTTGTAGGTCCAATAATTCCCTAATACAGGTAGTCGATGTATCTTGTAAATAACATACAATTATTGCATCTTATAACTTTAAAAGGTTACACATATCCATTGCACTTTCTAGATAAGGCGCAAGAATTATTGGTGCTTATAATTTTAGAACCTTGCAATGATCACTAAGTTGGTAGCAAGTTGTTGTAGGATATAGATTGGTGTAGATTGTGTACTTACTGTTATAGGGATTGATATCTTGTATCATCATGCTAGATCCTGTTGAATTGTTTTTCTTTGGATCCACATGGCCATTTtgctttgatggaatcctttggACTTGCCAATTATTGATCCCCATTGACTTGCTTTGGATATAATGACACTGCAATCTAAATTGTAATGAATTGAGTCTTTCATTGATCTGAATCAAATCTATAGAAATGAGACTTCCTGATGTTATAGAAataaagtttaaaataaaatcgattttttagttttgagGACCGGGAGAGGAttttggaggagattaagtctttgtttttcaaaacattgtatatttggacagctgcttttgtttctcctttggtgattagatatcatgattttcttcttctttttgcccCTACTAGCTAGGTggcttcttttgtatacttcctttGTACTTGGGGGTGCCTTTTGCTTTTATTGATGTTtcgattatttataaaaaaaaaaaaaaaaatcgatatatttatatatatttttttttatcattttcaaacTGTTAATGCTAGTTGAATAGCATGGATTACAAAGCACCAGGAGAGTTCAATTATTTCGCCTAATTAGCGTAATAGGCTGCATACAAGACTATCATGAAATTTTTGGCTTCAAAAGTAAACCTTGAACTGTACATAGTGTAGCAACTTATAGCTCTCCCCTTTTTCTACGCCCCTAAAACAAGAAAGAGGTGGAGATGGTTGTACTGGTGGATGCTTTGAGCCTAGTAAACCTGTGTATGTCCTTTCTTGCCCATGGTTGTCATGCAAATATACAGTTTGGCTTGGCTGTGGGGTTctcttttcttgtattttttactGCAACTTTATTCTTGTGTCAGGTGATGTTTCCATCTACGCTTCTTGGAACTGGCGAAAACTGGACTTTAATGAAGACCATCAGTGTCACCGAATACTTGAACTATGAAGCAGGTTGGCCAACCATCTGGTAGTGGTTTAAACGATATGCTACAGTGGCCAAGTTATCAAGCATTTAGATATGGATGATTGATGAATAAACTTCCCTTTTTATGTAGCAATGATGCTTCTCATTTGAACAGCTTGAACTAGATGAATGTTCATTTTGATGGTTTTTACAGGAAAGTTTTCTAAGAGTAAAGGTATTGGAGTTTTTGGCAATGATGCAAAAGATACAAACATTCCTGTGGAAGTATGGAGATATTACTTGCTAAATAATAGGCCTGAGGTAATTTTTGTTATACAGCATATATTTTGACTTCGTTTTAAATATAACTCTAGATTCTACTAATTTGCTTTCTGGATTTATGACTGGTTTGTGTAAACTAGGTATCAGACACATTATTTACATGGACTGACTTGCAAGCAAAATTAAACAGCGAGTTGCTAAGTAATTTGGGCAACTTTATAAATCGAGTTTTGAGTTTCATTGCTAAACCTCCAGGTTGATCAACTGCTACCTTTAATTTCTCAAAGTTCTGTTTgttcagatatatatattttttatttgattccCCTGATTGTGGGATATACTTATAATACTTCTGGATTGCTGTTATACTACAGAACACTATTTTTAAAATGGGTATGTTTTATTCATCTGTCTCACTGAAAGAGAACAATATGCATAATGCAAATATTTATAaggatttattttctattttaaagaaTTAACAACAGTGCCAATCATCCATATTATATCACACCAAGACCTTTGATGTTTGTAAAATTCTGAATGACATTTGCCTTTTTACTCATGGGTTTTACTGGTATAAAGAGAAATTGCAAGCGTTTATCTGATTTTCTGCTTACAGGTCTAGGATATGGTTCCATTATTCCTGACCCTTCAGATGCTGACCCAGATCCATTGAAACATGAACCAACAAAGAAATTGGTTGGTAGCATTGTTGAGTATTTGGAGCAATATGTAGAAGCCATGGAAAAGGTGATTGAAATTACTGGATATATTGCATGCAATTAGAAGATGCTCCATGCTTCTATTTCTCTAATTGCTTTTGCATTGAAATGGCGTTTTTATTTGCAATATGTATAGGTTAAACTAAAGCAAGGACTAAAAACTGCAATGAGCATTTCTGGTGAGGGGAATGCATATCTGCAAGTAAGTTCCTATTTTATTTGCTCTGATTTGGATgcttgttttatattttatttttatgaatctATTGGTTGGAAACAGCACTTGCAAAATGCCtacgaatttttttttcctgtcacTGCCTGAGACACTCTGTTCATTAATGCTATGTAGGAAAGCCAATTCTGGAAACTTTACAAGGAAGACCAACCTTCCTGTTCTCTCGTTATAAGAACTTCAGCAGGGCTTGTATATCTACTTGCATGTTTGCTAGAACCTTTTATGCCATCTTTCTCTCTTGAGGTAATTTAACCTGCCAGCAGATCTCTCTGTGACATTCCTGGAAATACATAGTATTGTTTATCATAAATTCGCTAATGCAACTGTGCAATGCTGACATTGTTTTGGTCCTTAAGGTTCTTAAGCAGCTCAATTTGCCTCCTGAAACtccattttcacttgaaaaagAAGATATTGATAGGGCAAGCAGACCTTGGGAGATCCTGCCAGCTGGTCACAAAATTGGGACACCAGAGCCACTGTTCAAAGAATTGGTGTGCCTGCTATTTCTGAGTTGTTTTGCGAACTGTCATGGGCCTTAAGCTAGCATAGTTACTGATTTAGTGAAAATAAATTGTTGTTCAGAAAGATGAAGAAGTAGAATTTTTCAGAGAGAAGTTTGCAGGAAGTCAAGCTGATAGGATCGTGAGGGCAGAAGCGGAAGCAGAGAAGATTGCTGAGCAactgaagaaaacaaaagtttCAGGTTGCactttatttacattttttattttacatttatttactGTCGCGTCTAATAGTTGGCAATTCAATTACCGCTCGTTGCATGGGTTGGGTGTCATATACATGCTACATTTCCAAAACAATAATTTCATAAAAGCACTAGCTAACATATCTTTCAATGTAGGTTCTTCTCAGGTCTTCTCTGTTCAAATGCTAATGGCTCGTTTTGGTgtgcgatttttaaaaaaactgtgAATACcaagagaatttgttttttgaaattatgtttggatgatttagaaaacttgagacaaaattagaaaaaattggataaaatctgagtagaatttgatatttaaaaaacagtatttgaaaagtatttaaattttttttctcacccaaacatgccataactattttgttttttacgaCAAACGTGGCTCCCTTGTGGTTGACAAGTTGTTGATATTACAGGAGTGCTATGATGATTGTACCTTTTGATACCTCTTTCTGGAGTATTTCTTGGTTAATCTtagtatatgttgatgatattctTGGTGTTACTAGTTTGTTTTGCTTAGAAAGGCACTATTCGTTATTTTTGCTTATAATAAGGCATTATTTGTAACAGATAGCAGTAGCAAAAGGCAACAGCCTACGAAATCTGCAAAAGAAGCCAATGCTAGGGCCACTGCTGAGCCAGAAATTTCTGTTACAAGACTTGACATCCGTGTTGGCCTTATTACAAGTGCTAAGAAGCATCCTGATGCTGATTCGCTCTATGTGGAAGAGATTGATGTGGGTGAAGCACAGCCCCGAACCGTTGTTAGTGGACTCGTCAAGTATATACCTCTTGAAGAAATGCAGGTTTTTGTTCGCTGCTATTACAGATCACAACATTGGAATGTGCatctttatttattctttaaataAATCATCTGCAAGTCTAGTAGTTCACATTTATGTTTCTTTGGCAGCAAAGGAAGGTGTGCGTTCTTTGCAACCTGAAGCCAGCAACAATGCGGGGTATAAAATCACAAGCAATGGTTCTTGCTGCTTCCAGTAGTGATCACACCAAGGTTAGTAAATCCATAACACCTTTTCATCAGAATCCGCATCTTacctgagttttttttttggccatatTTCAAAGTGATTATACCCTTTCTCACCGCATGAGGATAGAGTCTGACGTTACCGATATAGAGAGCAGCACAGATTGCTAACTTGAAAAGGATGTGGATCGCTtactttgtttttgggtttctcaCCTCTTTAAACCCCAAGGATAATTCAATTGGCTAGGGGGCCACACCTCATGAAgtagaggtcactagttcgaatcttccTATCCACTCTTCTTGGGGTCAATTACTTATACAATTTTAAGAAGTTATATTTGTTTACAAGATTTAAGCAGTTTTGTAGATCCGTTTTTAAGATATAGATGGTTTCGATATATCTGTTATTGTTTAAGTAACGATCATTGAACTTGAACACTAATGTAATTGATGGTAAAAAAATCTTAGGTTGAATTAGTTGATCCACCTCAATCTGCTCGTGTTGGAGAAAGAGTTACATTTCCGGGGTTCGACGGTGTGCCTGACGATGTCTTAAACCCGAAAAAGAAGGTCTGGGAAACAGTGCAAGTGGATCTGAACACTAACTCGGAACTAGTGGCCTGCTACAAAGATGTTCCATTCACCACATCAGCTGGTATTTGCAGGGTTTCATCCATTTCCAGTGGGTCAATCAGGTAGATAAATGTCTTTGTTGCATTACttaaaaacaaggaaaaaatgcCCTAGATTTTGCCTgcaatttctcttattttttcaCCATTGTGTTTCCATATATGTATGATTAACTTTTCTTCATCATGTTGGTATAAAAATACAAGTCCgaaaaaaatttggagaagGGGATTTATACAACTTTTCTTCATCATGTTGGTATGAAAAAACAATtcccaagatttttttttttaatttttttttatgtgtatatatatatatacaacttttcTTCGTCATGTTGATATGAAAAATCAATTcccaagtttttattttttattttttttattatatatatatacttgaaaaagataaacaaaCTAAAGAACTGAGAAAGGGAGAGAGGAATCCTATCCAAAATAGGTAGGAGAGGATTCTtgataaaacagaaaaaatggGAATGCAGCCAAAAAAATTTCTGGTCGCGGCCCAGTTTGACACATGATGAGCACAGAAGTTTAGACTTCTGTTGACATGACTAGCTGTCCAGCTAGTTGTTGATGGAATGATTGTTAAAACTTGAGAGATTGTTGTAGCAATACGTCAATTTTGCATGATATCTGGATGTTGAAGTAACAAAGTAACTGTGAGAGAATTACTTCCCAAGAAAATTTGATGAAGGGAATTTAAGCAATTTGATGTTTATATAGTTCAAAACATTGAGGACCAAACATCTTGCAAGTACGTTGACAAACCATTAAATCTTGCAGGTTTAaaactgtttccaaaacagCTACCAAACAGCCAATCTGAATAAACCGATTATTTGCTCATAGCACTTCATCACATGGTTACGAATAACTGTGAAAACATTACAGATTAACATGACATTTTTTTATCAAGAAATATACTGTCTCCTATGATAAGTTAGTGGCAAAATGCTACACTGGATTAACATGACATTTTtttatcaagaatttttttttttttttttttttttcaaaaaataataataaaaaaaaaacctaaaagaaaaagaaaaagccgaGAGCAGAGAGTGGCCACTCCAAATTGGTCAGAAGAGATGTACAACCAATCTACTCTcaatttatttctcttttatttttatttttaaaaagaacaaaaaagaaaaaagaaaagaaaaattggtttaggggtggccaaaccaccctcataggggtggtcggccaccaaaaccattttttattttctttttattttgagacGTTTAAGATTTATTTGTTACAAAATCAAACCACACGAACgaacttaataattttttctttaaagaaaaaaaaatgatattttaagttaaaagtaatgttagaaattacatttttatcttacgaTGATGAAGTTTGACATGACAGTCCCAATTAACTCTTGgatcaatttttgttaaaaaaagaaaaagaaacaaagaaaatccAAGGGTTGGTTGGGCTACCACATTAGCATTGTGGAATAATTGTTTAATAGAAATATGGTTTCTAGTATTACTCTTTAAAGTAATAATGATCAACTAGTATTAAAAATGTGTAATGTTACATACCACATATAAACGTCTCATAAATATCTCATAAAGTTGACGTGATAGAGTCTAGTAGCTATTGGATTACCaactattttatattatatatattcaatggcTAATAGACCTTGCCACGTCGGCTTTGTAAAAAATCACGTTTTTATCCTATAATGCTAACATAACAGTCTCAACCAGCTCTTGaatcaatctttttttaaaataaaaaataaaaatactacatattaTACCCTCGTCCCATTGGGCTGATGGACCCTtgttataaaacataaaaaataaaaaaattaataaaaaaattaaattcaagaGTGAATGGACACTGTCACATCAATTCATTGGGATGCGAATGCattatataacatttttcagaACAAAAATACGATTTATAACCTTACTCTTAAAAATATTCATTGATGTCATAGGAATGGGCATTGGGCAGTTAGATTTCCAAAAGGCTCGCATCAGGAAAGTaattggagaggagccggtcctTTATACATAAGggcaaaattataattttatataaaattacaattttacccttATATAGAAAGGACGACTCCTCTCCTATTAAAAGCAACCGGAGAGGATTCTGGTCCAAAAGGCTCAGAATAATCTGAGAGACCCGTATCAGTCGTTTAATTTAATTTGGGTCGTCTCCAACTTCTTGGTTCACAGAAATGCACAAAAAATagtagaaaaaattaaaaattaaaaattgatgaatttCATCAGATAAAGACAAACCCTGACTGACGAGTCAGATTAGCAGTGGCATGTATATATGGCTGAAATTCCCCCgaaaatattatataaacagacaaaaagattatttttcatatttatttacataaataaaaggaagacaaaaaaaaaaaaaaaaaaaaaccagtggCACATATTGTCCCAAGCACCATATGGATCACAAGCCTTTCCTCCTATGACTCTCTTTCATTGCTCTCTCTGTCTTCCATTGTATGTTCAGCATTATAACAATTTCCTCTCTCCTTTCAGATAATTAAAGATATTCAAAAACAAGTAGGGGGAAAAAAATTGGTgattaaatagaaaagaaatacaaagaaagaaaaaaaaaagatacggTGAAAATAAGCATCATATATTTCTCTT harbors:
- the LOC133880070 gene encoding methionine--tRNA ligase, cytoplasmic-like, which translates into the protein MGDTSNDVAGERKAGKLPIEGKRNILITSALPYVNNVPHLGNIIGCVLSADVFARYCRLRGYNAIYMCGTDEYGTATETKAMEENCTPKEICDKYHAIHKEVYDWFNISFDKFGRTSTPQQTEVCQSIFKKLLENNWLTENTMQQLYCDTCKRFLADRLVEGTCPNEGCDYKSARGDQCEKCSRLLNPTELIDPRCKVCQTTPRIRDTNHLFLELPLLKDKLEEYINKMSVAGSWSQNAIHATYAWLKEGLKSRCITRDLKWGVPVPHENFSDKVFYVWFDAPIGYVSITSCYTPEWEKWWKNPENVELYQFMGKDNVPFHTVMFPSTLLGTGENWTLMKTISVTEYLNYEAGKFSKSKGIGVFGNDAKDTNIPVEVWRYYLLNNRPEVSDTLFTWTDLQAKLNSELLSNLGNFINRVLSFIAKPPGLGYGSIIPDPSDADPDPLKHEPTKKLVGSIVEYLEQYVEAMEKVKLKQGLKTAMSISGEGNAYLQESQFWKLYKEDQPSCSLVIRTSAGLVYLLACLLEPFMPSFSLEVLKQLNLPPETPFSLEKEDIDRASRPWEILPAGHKIGTPEPLFKELKDEEVEFFREKFAGSQADRIVRAEAEAEKIAEQLKKTKVSDSSSKRQQPTKSAKEANARATAEPEISVTRLDIRVGLITSAKKHPDADSLYVEEIDVGEAQPRTVVSGLVKYIPLEEMQQRKVCVLCNLKPATMRGIKSQAMVLAASSSDHTKVELVDPPQSARVGERVTFPGFDGVPDDVLNPKKKVWETVQVDLNTNSELVACYKDVPFTTSAGICRVSSISSGSIR